The Arachis hypogaea cultivar Tifrunner chromosome 16, arahy.Tifrunner.gnm2.J5K5, whole genome shotgun sequence genome contains a region encoding:
- the LOC112758945 gene encoding B3 domain-containing transcription factor VRN1 produces MPLHERGFFKVLVLNFQHELKIPKAFVKEYWRGVSNPIVLKLPNNLEQRVHWIQKNEDEVWLEQGWEQVVEDFGLKHSQFLTFDYKGRSFFEVKIYPKNDSEIMIPHHQICFFQILVHNKFHQKMMIPKCANEYWKRMSNPIKLVLPYGVEKKVNWTKRGEKIWLEQGWEKVVELCGLSYEWLLTFDYNGRSRFEVKVYDTTALRVAYYDVVENNKDIDETESDDDDDDDDDDDDDDEESQHEFVQEHFKRKKTNTVNGRNGNPSFKIRIQESYVGSGSVAIPATFARKHLEEGPIRMNVGNRTWTVCYKTWIGSGIYRKHKLQSGWLRFRRENNLEVGDVCVFELISKFPQTMTMRLQSG; encoded by the exons ATGCCTTTACATGAAAGAGGTTTCTTTAAAGTTCTTGTTCTTAACTTTCAGCACGAGTTG AAAATTCCTAAAGCTTTTGTGAAAGAATATTGGAGAGGAGTATCAAATCCTATAGTGTTAAAGCTACCAAATAATCTTGAACAAAGAGTACATTGGATTCAAAAGAATGAAGATGAAGTTTGGTTGGAACAAGGTTGGGAACAAGTTGTGGAggattttggattaaaacattcTCAATTTTTGACTTTTGACTATAAAGGACGGTCTTTTTTTGAAGTCAAAATATATCCCAAGAATGATTCTGAGATAATGATTCCTCATCATCAAATATGTTTCTTTCAGATACTTGTTCACAACAAGTTTCACCAAAAGATG atGATTCCTAAATGTGCAAATGAATATTGGAAAAGAATGTCAAACCCTATAAAGTTGGTGTTACCTtatggtgttgagaagaaagtgAATTGGACCAAAAGAGGAGAAAAGATTTGGTTGGAACAAGGTTGGGAAAAGGTTGTGGAATTGTGTGGTTTGAGTTATGAGTGGTTGTTGACTTTTGACTATAATGGAAGGTCTCGTTTTGAAGTCAAAGTATATGATACCACTGCTTTAAGGGTAGCTTATTATGATGTTGTTGAGAATAACAAAGATATTGATGAAACTGAgagcgatgatgatgatgatgatgatgatgatgatgatgatgatgatgaagaatctCAGCATGAATTTGTTCAAGAACACTTCAAGAGAAAGAAGACTAACACAG TTAATGGGAGAAATGGGAATCCCAGTTTCAAGATTCGAATTCAAGAATCATATGTTGGGTCAGGTAGCGTG GCAATACCAGCAACGTTTGCAAGGAAGCATTTGGAGGAAGGACCGATTCGTATGAATGTGGGTAACAGAACTTGGACTGTGTGCTACAAAACTTGGATAGGAAGTGGCATATATCGCAAACACAAATTGCAAAGTGGGTGGCTCAGATTTAGAAGAGAGAACAATTTAGAGGTTGGTGATGTGTGTGTCTTTGAGTTAATTAGCAAATTTCCTCAAACAATGACCATGAGATTGCAGAGTGGATGA